The Ignavibacteria bacterium DNA segment GGAAAATTGAAAGAATAATTTTCATTAATCTAATTTATTCTTTTTCGATTAGAACTGCCGTCCCAAAAACTAAAATCTCTGCGGCGAGACTCATGATCATGCTGGTTGTGAATCGTGTATCAACTATTGCATTGGCTCCTAGTTCTTCAGCATTAGAAATCATTCTATCAATCGATTGATCGCGAGATTCAGCCATTAGCTTTGTGTATTCTTCGATTTCACCTCCGACCATACCCTTTAACCCGGCTAATATGTCTTTTCCCAAATGCCTCGCTCTGACTGTGTTACCACGAACGATTC contains these protein-coding regions:
- a CDS encoding YbjQ family protein codes for the protein MIVVSSSSIPGHKIVKSFGIVRGNTVRARHLGKDILAGLKGMVGGEIEEYTKLMAESRDQSIDRMISNAEELGANAIVDTRFTTSMIMSLAAEILVFGTAVLIEKE